From the Sardina pilchardus chromosome 11, fSarPil1.1, whole genome shotgun sequence genome, the window TGACAAAGACCTCTAAATGTCTAGTCTGCTTACAGAGTGGAGTGCAAAAAGGTTTGGTTGGACAGAGTTGTTGCTGAATGAGAGGCCGGCCGCAAGGTAATGAGTGCATATTTGATGTGTCTGCGTGTCGGGCCCAGTGCGGTTTGTGTAGGGAAGAGAAATACGGTAGCCGCCCGCTCAGAATCTTCCAGCATCCAGCCGAGGCCAGCACAGCCTCAGGGAACAAGCGAGGGCTTCAGCATGAGGCCTGGACCAGCTCTCGGCCTctctggagagaagagaggaaacctgtgtgtttgtgtgtgtgtgtgtgtgtgtgtgagagtgtgtgagagtgtgtgtgtgtgagtgtgcatgtttgtgagtgtgtgtgtgtgagtgtgtctgtttgtgcgtctgtgagtttgtgagtttATGAGTGATTatatgtgtggaagagagagaagtgtgtaagctaatgtgtgtgtgactcattctttctctctctctctctccgtctctctctgtgtaatgtatgtatgtatgcgtgtgtgtgtgtgtgtgtgtgtgtgtctgtatgtctgtgtgtgattgtggctgtgtgggtgtctgtgcacATTCGTGGAAGCGTGGGGAGGCTAACCACTGAGGCTCTGGAAATTTACTGACTCAAGAGGAGCTTCAGTGAGTGCtctcctctgagtgtgtgtgtgtgtgtgtgtgtgtgtgttgtgtatgtatatctgtgtgtgtgtgtgtgtgtgtgtttgagagagagagagagagagagagagagagagagagagagagagagagtgagagtgactgGAGGAGACAGGCCTGTGGAAGGAGCCAGACTCTCCCTTCttgccgcctctctctctctgttcccgcTCCTCTCCACAGGTGGAGGGAAAAGAGcgcgcggcggtggcggcgggaAACGTGTCTAATTTAACCGTGATTGCTGTGGATTTGTAGTGGAGGCGCGCCAGactctgcagtgcagtgcagggcaGGGCACGGCAGGCCAGACGGTCAGGCCAGGCTGTTTTACTTGCCTTCTCAAGCGCCGTGTTCTCAGATCAGTTGTTAAGGAATTGTGCAGAGCTTTGCAGAGCTTTTCCATGTGGTGGGGCCTGTGTGGGAATCAGCGGACGGTCTCGGGCGTCGTCTCATAAAACCCCCCTATTAAAGAAAAAGGCGTGCGTGGGCATTGTGTCGTGACGCTAGAGAGAAGGTGCTGGTATGCAGGGGTCAGCAGTAGAGGGGTGCAGATGAGCCACAGGTTTCTGCTTGCTCTGTGTTTGCCTTCGCCAGCTTTTGGAGCAGATTttctgaccctgtgtgtgtgtgtgtgtgtgtgtgtgtgtgtgcgcaggtctGGGATGAGCAGCTGGAGCGCTCCGCCACTCATTGGGCACACCAGTGCATATGGGACCACGGGCCCACAGATCTCCTCATGTCCATCGGGCAGAACCTGGCAGTGCACTGGGGCAGGTAAGCCATTCACATGATGAGTGTatacactatactgtacatatatatgtatatacctGATGAAATATCTTTTGTGTGCATACGTGCCCTGTTGtagatttatttttgttttgtgttcatttgactTCCAACCTTATTTAAACTGTGAAAACCTTCCAAAAAAGCCATTTTAATAGTACTGATATATAAACTACATACTGCATGTAAACTATACAACTAGCAATATCCTCATCATGCATTATCACACACCATTGTTCCACCACCCCTAGTCCTGGACCCCGAATTCATTGCCCTTGCTGTACTTCCTTCCCTTTTTTTGATATACAGTCTTCTCCTGACACTccagccccccccacacacacacccacacacacactcacgccccactgcacacacattccAACATCACTCAGAGCGCCCCGATACTTATTGAACAGCATGGACAGTGTTTGGCAAGGGAACTGTGTTTACAGTACAATACCTATTATGCAACCACTcagtgtgagggagtgagtgtgtgtgagtgtgagtgagagtgagtgtgtgtttgtgtggcggtgagagagagaggggtctgTCTTTTGTACAGCACACTACGCTAGGGCACACTGTGCTACATTTCATTCTGGCTACTGTGCTCAACCTCACAGCAGGTGACTTCCCAGGAATCCACTCCCCTGTTCCCCAACTGGTCCccaacctccctctctctctctctctctctctctctttctccctctctctctccctctttctctctctctccctctctctctatctttcttccttccttccttcctctcggCCCATCCAAGCAAATCAGTTGACGCTCGTCCGAGCcccttcctctcatctcctctaccCATCTGTGTCCCTCAGCTCCATATAAAGGCATGTTCTCTGCGCTGCCGCCCGGACCGTTTGTCAGGGGGAGCGTCAGCTTGTTTGGGTTTGCTTGTTTTACGCAGGACAGCACAAGAACTCCTctccaggatgtgtgtgtgtgtgtgtgtgtgtatatgtgtgtatgtgtgtacagtatgtgtgtagttgttaggagggaggggggggggggtgttggaggtTAGAATGGAAGAAGATGCAGTACCAAAAGGGAATCCGTAAAGTTCGCACACACAGAAGGCGGCCATGTTGGATTTCATCCCAGCATGGTCCTGCATCCACCCACTTACTCCCTGCACAGTATCTGCATCTCTGCTCTTCCTGGCTGGGTTGTCATGGTTTCCTTCTCCCCTGTGTCTGGCCCCTTTCTTCTCTTGTAGGTACCGCTCGCCAGCCTACCACGTGCAGGCCTGGTACGATGAGGTCAAGGACTACACCTACCCCTACCCTCACGAGTGCAACCCCTGGTGCCCTGACCGCTGTTCTGGACCTATGTGCACCCACTACACCCAGGTGAGTTATGGATCTGATATTCATCATTTAGATGATGCTCTTATTTAGATTGATGCACAGTGTAGGAACTACAGGCACACCTAGGTCACCTAGAgctatatacacatacagtacaggtcCCCTAGAGCTAAACAACAGAGCCTTCAGTTGCAGAGCAATCGGGTTCCACTTAAGGCTGTCAATGTCATACTTATTTTGACAACAACTCCAAACTGCCCTGTGAGCGTGTCGGTGAAGGGTTTATTTGCCATACGTCCTCTGCCTCATCTGAGTTTAATATATAGCACACGTGACGTGCATACGTGCAGGTTCAGGTATGTGCAAGGCTTGTAGAAAACAACATGTGTGGCGCAGCTCCTGCAACTGCACCCCATtaagcagaggcagagagccTTTTTCACAAGCGCACATAAACACGTGGAACAGGTTCCAAAAGAAAGGTGGAGCCTCTTTGGCCCCATCACATCAttcttccatccctctctttactCGTTTTTTTActccgagagagggagagagagggggaagactAGAATGGAGGAGTGTACGGCTGGCCTGCCGTCTCCTCAGACTTTACTTTGTACCAGGGATGGGTTTGTGAAAACactcgccctccctccctccctccctctttccctccgaCTCCAACTCCCTCTCTCCGAAACCAGGTCATGAGCATCTGGACGCCGTTCCCAGACTCGTGGATCACTTTCCTGTTTGACCTGGATTCCTTTGAAGGTTCCGGAACGTGGGGAACAACGCCAAGTTCCGTGCACCCACTCCCCCTGTTGCAGCCCCTCGGACGCACACAATGGGAGAGCGTCTTCAGCAGTTGGAGTGTCAGGGTCTGGCGTTCAGGGGTTACCCCGCCAGTAGTTAACGCTGCTATATAAGACCTGGAGGGCCAGGGTGATATATTCCTCTGTGCCGTATCGGCCCCAGAAGTGTCAGGGTGACTGGAGGGAGTGGGATGGCGGAGAGCGGAGAGCGGAGAGCTTTGCTGAATCACTGTCTCTCAGTCGTCACCCTCACTGGCCTCTCCTTGGCTCGAGACGGGGAAGTACATTCctgaggcagggagggagaaagtgagagaggaggaggaggaggaggaggaggaggaggaggggaaaaaagctttCAGACATCTCTGTGTGGCTGGATGCAAACCCACTGTGCGGTATGTatagggaaagagagcgagagagagagagagagagggaggaagagagagagagagaatggactgAGTAagcatttctcattcattttttgGAGCTGAAGTACAGTAGCTGGCTTGCTGACATGGCCTACCCCTGGTGAACCCTCTGCAGCTCCATAAGCACTGAGAAGAGAGGAAACTGCACTATACTAGGGAGCTATGGCAGCTTTATTTGAGTGACTGGCCCACAGGCAGGTCATGAGAAACATCACAGATGTCCACAGGAAACAAGCTGCTCTCTGGGTCAGACTTGAGGTCCATCTCCTTCCTGTGGCTGGGGCACAGTGAGAAGGGCCCTCTTGGCCCTCCGCTGGGGGCCCCGGGGGGGCCATCAATCTGCCCGTGGTGGCACCGTCTGGGAAACACTTCCTCACTCAACAGAATGACAGACCTGAGCagggtgagagaaagggggatggaaagagtgagacagagatggagagagagatagagagcgagagacagatagagagagagatggagagagagatagagagtgagagagatggagagagagagcatgggagACCGAtgtagagacagagatggagagagagagagagagagagagacagatggagagacagagatatatggagagagagatggagagagaggaaagcagTGTGTGGGGACTGGCTACTGTTTCCGCTTGTTTTAAAAAGCCTCCCTCCATTACAACTGTTGAGACTCTCTGTCTGCCCATGCCAATCGCCAAAGACAAACACCCCCATTTCAGCAGccaccccccccactccctcagCGTCCCCCACTTCCGTAAACTGTGAACAGAAATGTTCCAGCTCAACTGAATGCACGTTTGAATGGTTCAAGGGTTAAAAAATAATCGAAAACATACACATAATACAATGAATCCATCCTTAATTAAACTATAAGCTTTAGCTATGTAGTTGattcataataataagaatgcaatatgtaatatgtaatgtgtgtgtgtgtgtgtgtgtgtgtatgtgtgtgtgtgtgtgtgtgtgtagatagtaGTACGTACCATGTTTGATCGCATTTTGCACAAACCTACAGCATGTTTCCATTACTGTTTGGATCTGTAATTCCTCCCTTGTGTTgagatccaaataaaagtattaaaatgtgtgtgtgtgtgtgtgtgtagctggtcTGGGCGACTACAACCCGAGTGGGATGTGCCGTGCACACATGCTCCCGGATGAACGTGTGGGGAGAGATCTGGGAGAACGCCGTCTACCTCGTGTGCAACTACTCCCCCAAGTAAGCGCCCTTCTTCTCCCACACCGTGTTCACTGACCTTAGCCGACGTCTCCAGCGTTTATCCCCATGCTAAAGGCAGCTCCAATGGAAGTATTTATCTCACAGCTAGCCTTCCATGACACATTGAGAGCCTACCATTTTTTCCAGCCGCAGGGAAAATAATCAAGgtgaaggaaagaaaaacaagggCTGCCCTGCCTCTTCTTTTCCAGATGGCTCTGATGATTTAATTGCCAGTgggatgagggagggggggttggagtTGGGGAGCGAGTGTACGCTCCGGGTTCTGGAGAGGACATGGTGATAGTGTGAAGAGATCTGTGACAGCCAGTGAGGCCATTATGCTgatctcacactcactctgcctcttctgctctctgctcGCTTTAGGGGGAACTGGATCGGAGAGGCCCCCTACCAACATGGCCGCCCTTGCTCCAAGTGCCCACCCAGCTATGGAGGAGGGTGCAGAGACAACCTCTGCTATAAGGGTGAGTGGGGAGTGACGTAGTCCTCCAAAGGTGGCACTGACTGCATTGTAATGTCATGATATGATTCTATCATAATGTGATATGATAAGAATAATGTAATTGTAATATACTAATGTTAGGAATTGTACAGCTGGTGACTTGTATGGGGCTGACTGTGTCCGTTTCTCTGGTCCAGGAGACAGCCAGCGTCCTGAGACAGAAGACATGAACGAGGTGGAGAGACAACAGGTGCCCATCCAGCCCCGCGTCACCACCACCAGACCCAAGCCCAGGCCCAGACCCACCCCTGCCAGGAGACCTGCGGTCAAGCCCTCCACCCCAAGATCCACACAGTTCCTGGGTCAGTTTGGAGAGTTTGGAGAGATGTTCATAAATAATGCCATATCTAGTTTCAGTGTTTTAACAGCTGGCTTGAAAAATCCTTGAAGGCTAAAATAGCTTTGTTCTGATTTGCAGCCCAGAATATTAAATGTGAGACTAAGATGAGAGACAAATGCAGAGGATCTACCTGCAACAGGTCAGCATACTTCTCACATTCTTTTAAAGTACGTACACTGATACCAGTCTTGCCACCAAACTCACTGATTTGAATCTCTTTAACAGGTATAAGTGCCCTGCTAACTGCTTGAACAAGAAGGGGAAAGTATGGGGAACACTGTATTATGATGTGGTAAGTCTTCTACTCAGAGtttccatagcaataacactatGTGTGTAACCCTTCAAAGGCATTTTTCGCTAAAAGGCAATTGCTTCTTTCCACAGCAATCAAGCATTTGCCGTGCTGCAATGCATTATGGGGTCATCGACAATAGTGGCGGTGTAGTGGACATTACCAGGAAGGACAGGCTACCATTCTTCGTCAAGTCAACAAAGAATGGCATTGAATCTTTCAGGTATGGTTTGGGTGAAGGGATGATGGAGAAGATTATAGTGCTTCTGTAAACAGACAGGAGTCATCATCAGTAATGTGTCTTCAAAACTGCAGTACAATCTTCCATGAATGAAGCTAATAATCGTAAtgtatgtttcttttttcagcAAATACAAACCTTCCAATGCCTTTGTTGTGGCAAGGGTAGAGAGTAAGTATCTTTAATCACATTCAACAGCATGCCTTCTCTTTCATCACTGTAAATACTGTGAAACTGGGTTGAACTGGGTTCATTGCTCCATAATGTGTCTcatctttcccctctcctctctctcgacagGGCAATCGGTGGACTGCTATGCCACAGTAGCAGAGATATGTCCATACAAGAAGCCCTACACCAACTGCCCCAGGTAGATATGGCTATTTCTACCATATTAAAATACTTATGATAGAAGCAGCATGCACTTCAGTGGAAAG encodes:
- the crispld2 gene encoding cysteine-rich secretory protein LCCL domain-containing 2 isoform X2, giving the protein MEYMVWDEQLERSATHWAHQCIWDHGPTDLLMSIGQNLAVHWGRYRSPAYHVQAWYDEVKDYTYPYPHECNPWCPDRCSGPMCTHYTQLVWATTTRVGCAVHTCSRMNVWGEIWENAVYLVCNYSPKGNWIGEAPYQHGRPCSKCPPSYGGGCRDNLCYKGDSQRPETEDMNEVERQQVPIQPRVTTTRPKPRPRPTPARRPAVKPSTPRSTQFLAQNIKCETKMRDKCRGSTCNRYKCPANCLNKKGKVWGTLYYDVQSSICRAAMHYGVIDNSGGVVDITRKDRLPFFVKSTKNGIESFSKYKPSNAFVVARVERQSVDCYATVAEICPYKKPYTNCPRVYCPARCRNQPSYWAPVVGNSMYADSSSICRAAIHAGVIKDDGGHVDILALERKKSYVGALKNSIQSDSKSSHDGGSFRVFSVRE
- the crispld2 gene encoding cysteine-rich secretory protein LCCL domain-containing 2 isoform X1, coding for MSRTSSMPMLLTLALLALVARHTAALFLPDSPELRQLMSRLQSEADSDNANAAAAAQNHTRHRRAIPWSDRDEILKLHNKLRGAVYPTASNMEYMVWDEQLERSATHWAHQCIWDHGPTDLLMSIGQNLAVHWGRYRSPAYHVQAWYDEVKDYTYPYPHECNPWCPDRCSGPMCTHYTQLVWATTTRVGCAVHTCSRMNVWGEIWENAVYLVCNYSPKGNWIGEAPYQHGRPCSKCPPSYGGGCRDNLCYKGDSQRPETEDMNEVERQQVPIQPRVTTTRPKPRPRPTPARRPAVKPSTPRSTQFLAQNIKCETKMRDKCRGSTCNRYKCPANCLNKKGKVWGTLYYDVQSSICRAAMHYGVIDNSGGVVDITRKDRLPFFVKSTKNGIESFSKYKPSNAFVVARVERQSVDCYATVAEICPYKKPYTNCPRVYCPARCRNQPSYWAPVVGNSMYADSSSICRAAIHAGVIKDDGGHVDILALERKKSYVGALKNSIQSDSKSSHDGGSFRVFSVRE